One Cololabis saira isolate AMF1-May2022 chromosome 12, fColSai1.1, whole genome shotgun sequence DNA window includes the following coding sequences:
- the LOC133456212 gene encoding LOW QUALITY PROTEIN: deleted in malignant brain tumors 1 protein-like (The sequence of the model RefSeq protein was modified relative to this genomic sequence to represent the inferred CDS: substituted 1 base at 1 genomic stop codon), giving the protein MVFFTTLPMGQRQQRRGLSGIRKNLLDQHHGKALCSGSSLTSRRYHFVNESKNWTEAQSYCRENHADLATVETRMDAEMLNRLAHLSKAGSGKVAWIGFYRDADWRWSMLVRDFYKSNEVEFRNWAPGDVNSIQGIPPQEQCGRMDDSGQWWSAPCQWSFTAVCSDIRDRNLTFVYINITMSWTVAQRYCREHHTDLASVRDMTDNQKIKEIIPAGGLVWIGIFRGFWRWSDGFEPTFEYWQKGQPTNGSENCAAADFDDFGKWDGSTCDVKRVFFCNRDLPLRLSGRSHCSGRVEIFKEDSWGTVCDDNWDIDDASVVCRQLGCGPAKSYLGSAYFGEGTGPIWLDNVGCSGSESSLSECLHNGFGKHNCGHHEDAGVICNDPPIRLSGPNRCSGRVEVWNEGSWGTVCDDSWDIDDASVVCRQLGCGPAQSLLPSAHFGEGTGPIWLDDVACSGNESSLSQCPHSGFGKHNCGHNEDAGVNCSDFQIRLSGPNRCSGRVEILNEGLWGTVCNDSWDIDDASVVCRQLGCGPAQSLLPSAHFGEGTGPIWLDNVTCSGNESSLSECPHNGFSNGNCGHHEDAGVSCSGMKTYLPSIISDYLARISALEEWKLXMKANGQITLKKILPFSVLIAAPIRLSGPNRCSGRVEVWNEGSWGTVCDDSWDINDASVVCRQLDCGTAKSALTLAPFGEGTGPIWLDQVACSGSESSLSQCPHNGFGKHDCGHHEDAGVICNGMERCLKQMLKDKGVNGDVKLSWRKQSDGQIFHMDETKKKKKILPEQDEF; this is encoded by the exons ATGGTGTTCTTCACCACCCTGCCCATGGGCCAGAGACAACAAAGGAGGGGGTTGTCTGGGATCAGAAAGAACCTTCTAGACCAGCATCATGGTAAAG CGCTGTGTTCGGGCTCCTCACTCACTTCACGTCGGTATCACTTTGTTAATGAGTCAAAGAACTGGACTGAAGCTCAGAGTTACTGCAGAGAAAACCACGCAGATCTGGCTACCGTGGAGACCAGGATGGATGCGGAGATGTTGAACAGACTGGCACATTTAAGCAAGGCAGGATCTGGCAAA GTAGCCTGGATCGGTTTCTACCGTGATGCAGACTGGAGATGGTCCATGTTGGTCAGAGATTTCTACAAAAGCAATGAGGTGGAGTTCAGAAATTGGGCACCTGGAGATGTAAACAGCATTCAGGGCATCCCTCCACAAGAGCAgtgtggaaggatggatgattcTGGGCAGTGGTGGAGTGCTCCATGTCAGTGGTCCTTTACAGCTGTCTGCTCTGACATCAGAG acagGAATTTGACATTTGTCTACATCAACATCACCATGAGCTGGACTGTGGCTCAGCGCTACTGCAGAGAACACCACACAGACCTGGCCAGTGTCAGAGACATGACAGATAACCAGAAGATAAAGGAGATTATACCTGCAGGAGGACTTGTCTGGATTGGTATTTTCAGAGGCTTCTGGAGGTGGTCGGATGGCTTTGAGCCCACATTTGAGTACTGGCAAAAAGGACAACCCACCAATGGTTCAGAGAACTGTGCTGCAGCAGACTTTGATGATTTTGGAAAATGGGACGGCTCGACCTGTGATGTTAAAAGGGTATTTTTTTGCAACCGAG ATTTACCACTCAGATTATCAGGTCGAAGTCATTGCTCTGGAAGAGTGGAAATCTTTAAGGAAGACTCCTGGGGAACCGTCTGTGATGACAACTGGGACATAGATGATGCCTCAGTGGTTTGTAGACAGCTGGGTTGTGGGCCAGCCAAGAGTTATCTAGGATCGGCATACTTTGGTGAAGGAACTGGACCCATCTGGCTGGATAATGTTGGCTGTTCAGGAAGTGAAAGTAGTCTGTCCGAGTGTCTCCATAATGGATTTGGGAAACACAACTGTGGCCATCATGAGGATGCTGGTGTCATTTGTAACG ATCCCCCAATCAGATTATCTGGACCAAACCGGTGCTCTGGAAGAGTGGAAGTATGGAATGAAGGCTCATGGGGAACCGTCTGTGATGACAGCTGGGACATAGATGATGCCTCAGTGGTTTGTAGACAGCTGGGTTGTGGGCCAGCACAGAGTTTACTTCCATCGGCACACTTTGGTGAAGGAACTGGACCCATCTGGCTGGATGATGTTGCCTGTTCAGGAAATGAAAGCAGTCTGTCTCAGTGTCCCCACAGTGGATTTGGTAAACATAACTGTGGCCATAATGAGGATGCTGGTGTGAATTGTTCAG ATTTCCAGATCAGATTATCCGGACCAAACCGGTGCTCTGGAAGAGTGGAAATCTTGAATGAAGGTTTATGGGGAACCGTTTGTAATGACAGCTGGGACATAGATGATGCCTCAGTGGTCTGTAGACAGCTGGGTTGTGGGCCAGCACAGAGTTTACTTCCATCGGCACACTTTGGTGAAGGAACTGGACCCATCTGGCTGGATAATGTGACCTGTTCAGGAAATGAAAGCAGTCTCTCTGAGTGTCCCCACAATGGTTTTAGTAACGGTAACTGTGGACATCATGAGGATGCTGGTGTCAGTTGTTCAGGTATGAAAACATATTTACCATCGATTAT ATCAGATTATCTGGCCAGGATAAGTGCTCTGGAAGAGTGGAAATTATGAATGAAGGCGAATGGGcaaattactttaaaaaaaatattgccatTTTCTGTTTTGATAGCTGCCCCAATCAGATTATCTGGACCAAACCGGTGCTCTGGAAGAGTGGAAGTATGGAATGAAGGCTCATGGGGAACCGTCTGTGATGACAGCTGGGACATAAATGATGCTTCAGTGGTTTGCAGACAGCTGGACTGCGGGACAGCAAAAAGTGCACTTACATTGGCACCCTTTGGTGAAGGAACTGGACCCATCTGGCTTGATCAAGTGGCCTGTTCAGGAAGTGAAAGCAGTCTGTCTCAGTGTCCCCACAATGGATTTGGGAAACATGACTGTGGCCATCATGAGGATGCTGGTGTCATTTGTAACGGTATGGAGAGATGT CTAAAACAAATGCTGAAGGACAaaggagtcaatggagatgTGAAACTAAGCTGGAGGAAGCAGTCAGATGGACAAATCTTTCACATGGATGAgacgaagaaaaagaaaaagatcctACCAGAACAAGATGAGTTTTAA